In Paeniglutamicibacter kerguelensis, one genomic interval encodes:
- a CDS encoding PLDc N-terminal domain-containing protein yields MAQKKHWNDLSVVSRWRIAILGITQLAIQFVALRDLAKRPADGVRGSKSAWAAASFINFIGPVAYLVFGRIPNKK; encoded by the coding sequence ATGGCTCAGAAGAAACACTGGAATGATCTCTCCGTGGTTTCACGGTGGCGGATTGCAATCTTGGGCATCACGCAGCTGGCGATCCAATTCGTTGCCCTGCGCGACCTGGCCAAACGACCCGCGGACGGCGTCCGGGGGTCCAAGAGCGCTTGGGCAGCTGCGTCCTTCATCAACTTCATCGGGCCCGTTGCATATCTGGTCTTCGGACGGATCCCCAACAAGAAATAG
- a CDS encoding D-2-hydroxyacid dehydrogenase: MQEELVGRLVREVPEVEVVYRPELLPIPQFDCDHVGSARELTPEQLSEWRMHLSEAQIAFEFDWNEPKKWRENSPNLRWVQAAQAGVGARAESYGHGAGQVQITTAAGVHAKPLAEFALAGLLNFVRQLPELEHRKNIQQWNTGPSNTLFGKRALVVGAGNIGRETAATLSFMGVHCDGTTRRGKDLGEPFERSMPLQECDLGDYDIVVLACPLTAETRGLYSRQKISAMKPGSFLVNLARGPVLDQDALLDALETGRLGGAVLDVADPEPLPAGHRLWRAPNLVLSPHTAANVSAENSRIIDMLIENLRRYLTGEELINVYDPERGY, from the coding sequence TTGCAAGAAGAGCTGGTGGGGAGGCTGGTCCGCGAAGTTCCCGAGGTCGAAGTCGTGTATCGACCGGAGCTCCTGCCAATCCCGCAATTCGACTGCGATCATGTGGGCAGTGCACGAGAGCTGACCCCGGAACAATTGTCCGAATGGCGAATGCATCTTTCGGAAGCCCAGATCGCGTTTGAGTTCGACTGGAACGAGCCTAAAAAATGGCGCGAAAACAGCCCGAACCTTCGCTGGGTGCAGGCCGCCCAAGCCGGGGTGGGGGCGCGAGCAGAGTCCTATGGGCACGGGGCAGGCCAGGTCCAGATCACCACCGCGGCCGGTGTGCATGCCAAGCCGTTGGCCGAATTTGCACTGGCCGGATTGCTGAACTTTGTGCGGCAACTTCCCGAACTTGAGCATCGGAAGAATATCCAGCAATGGAACACTGGCCCGTCCAACACGCTGTTTGGCAAGAGGGCGCTCGTTGTCGGGGCGGGCAACATCGGCAGGGAAACGGCGGCGACGCTGAGCTTCATGGGCGTCCACTGCGATGGCACCACCCGGAGGGGCAAGGACCTGGGCGAACCGTTCGAGCGTTCGATGCCACTGCAAGAATGCGATTTGGGTGACTACGACATCGTCGTGCTGGCATGCCCACTGACGGCTGAAACACGGGGGCTTTATTCCAGGCAAAAGATTTCCGCGATGAAACCCGGGTCGTTTTTGGTCAATTTGGCCAGGGGGCCCGTGCTTGACCAGGATGCATTACTCGATGCACTCGAAACAGGCCGTTTGGGCGGGGCTGTCTTGGACGTTGCCGACCCGGAACCATTGCCGGCTGGCCACAGGCTGTGGCGGGCGCCCAACCTCGTACTTTCTCCGCATACAGCGGCCAACGTTTCCGCAGAGAATTCGCGAATCATAGATATGCTGATTGAGAATCTGCGTCGGTACTTGACCGGTGAAGAACTCATTAACGTTTATGATCCCGAACGCGGGTATTAG
- a CDS encoding PaaX family transcriptional regulator, whose translation MTSHAGDPKAPVEAPVPRHHQLIVSLFGLYARRHGGALQVAAIISLMRDIGVESAGTRSSISRLKKRGIIDSVQVNNRNGYALAPSVIETFIEGDERIFHPRRANKEDRWLLATFTVPESQRNIRHMIRSSLVRMGFGSVTPGLWIAPGHLRDEVLAYFDRRGLSEYLEFFMADHIGGADPHKNVASWWDLPALDALYSDFIDNNQGLLAGWKRQEKLAASRDADARAFADYLVLITQWRRLPYLDPGLPIEFLPKNWNALHAEKLFQELHALLSPRAERHASRVIDDDMAVA comes from the coding sequence ATGACTTCCCACGCAGGTGACCCGAAAGCCCCCGTCGAGGCCCCGGTCCCACGCCATCACCAACTCATAGTCTCCCTTTTTGGACTCTATGCCCGCCGGCACGGTGGCGCCCTGCAAGTGGCCGCAATCATTTCTCTCATGCGAGATATCGGTGTGGAATCCGCCGGCACGCGGTCCTCCATCTCGAGGCTCAAGAAACGCGGCATCATTGACAGCGTGCAGGTGAACAACCGCAATGGATATGCATTGGCCCCTTCGGTCATTGAAACATTCATCGAGGGCGACGAACGCATTTTCCACCCTCGCCGGGCAAACAAAGAGGACCGATGGCTATTGGCCACTTTCACCGTCCCGGAATCACAGCGCAACATACGCCACATGATCCGTTCTTCCCTGGTCCGAATGGGATTTGGTTCCGTCACCCCGGGGCTGTGGATAGCTCCCGGGCATCTGCGTGATGAGGTTTTGGCATACTTCGACCGTCGTGGACTCAGCGAATACTTGGAGTTCTTCATGGCGGATCACATCGGCGGCGCGGACCCGCACAAGAACGTTGCTTCCTGGTGGGACTTGCCCGCACTTGACGCCCTGTATTCGGATTTCATCGACAACAACCAGGGGCTTCTTGCTGGCTGGAAACGCCAGGAAAAGCTTGCGGCAAGCCGCGATGCCGATGCCCGGGCCTTTGCCGACTATCTGGTCCTGATCACGCAATGGCGCAGGCTCCCCTACCTTGACCCCGGACTGCCCATTGAGTTCTTGCCAAAGAACTGGAATGCGTTGCATGCCGAAAAGCTGTTCCAGGAACTGCACGCGCTGCTTTCCCCGCGTGCCGAGAGGCATGCCAGCCGCGTCATCGACGACGACATGGCTGTTGCTTAA
- a CDS encoding RidA family protein — translation MTETTVHENLTINPDSLPKPSGYAHGMLAGDTVYLGGQTALDKNMQIVPGGIIEQFKQAFSNVLTTLVEAGGRPEDLVSVTIYLTDVDDYMANGREIGRLWREMAGTKYPAMAGIGVSRLWQKEALIEIQGVAVIQDRDN, via the coding sequence ATGACCGAGACAACGGTTCACGAAAACCTCACGATCAACCCCGATTCGTTGCCGAAGCCGTCCGGATACGCGCACGGAATGCTGGCCGGCGACACCGTGTACCTCGGAGGCCAGACGGCGCTGGACAAGAACATGCAGATTGTGCCGGGCGGCATCATCGAGCAGTTCAAGCAGGCGTTCTCCAACGTGCTGACCACCCTGGTAGAGGCCGGCGGGCGCCCGGAAGACCTCGTTTCGGTGACGATCTACCTCACCGACGTGGATGACTACATGGCCAACGGCCGCGAAATCGGACGCCTCTGGCGCGAAATGGCAGGCACCAAGTACCCGGCGATGGCCGGCATCGGTGTCAGCCGCCTGTGGCAGAAGGAAGCCCTCATTGAAATCCAGGGTGTTGCCGTCATCCAGGATCGCGACAACTAA